Genomic window (Deltaproteobacteria bacterium):
GCTCCCGTTCCTCGAGGATCTGGACGATGCGAGCCGCGAGCTTGGCCTTCGCCAGGAGTTCCTCCGCGTTCTTGAGACCGAGATCCTTGAAGACGTTCCCGCTTCCAACCGAGACTGCAATCTTCTTAGCCATCAATCGTTCTCCTTTCGCGCTTGGTAGTCTGCTTCCGCTGCCCGAAGACGCGATCGGATCAGCGCGAGATCACCTTTCGACGTCTCAGCGCCGCGCCGCGACTTCTTCTGGAACGCGTGAAGCACGTACACGAATCCGCCCAGCTTCAGCGTGTAGACCGCCCGATACGTGTCGCCACGGAAATCCTCGATGATCTCGATGACACCCCCTCCACCGAAACCCCGAAGCGGCTTCGCATGAGGATGCTTGCCGCCGAGCTGCGCAAACCACAACGCGTAGCCGACACCCTTCTGCACCTCCGATGGAAAGGTCCGCAGGTCGCGCCGGCTGCTGCCGATCCAGATGATCGACGTGGGCGGTACCGATCCGGGCTTCTCCACCCGATGATGTATACCAATACTGGCATGAATGGTCGAGCCCGTGGTGTTCGGGTGGAGCGATACTTCACGACGGGCCACGACGGTCACCACCCGCACTCGCACGTTGACAGGTCAGGTCGGCCTTTTTCCGCGGGGCAGACGGTACCGACGACTCG
Coding sequences:
- a CDS encoding XRE family transcriptional regulator, producing the protein MAKKIAVSVGSGNVFKDLGLKNAEELLAKAKLAARIVQILEERE
- a CDS encoding type II toxin-antitoxin system RelE/ParE family toxin, yielding MEKPGSVPPTSIIWIGSSRRDLRTFPSEVQKGVGYALWFAQLGGKHPHAKPLRGFGGGGVIEIIEDFRGDTYRAVYTLKLGGFVYVLHAFQKKSRRGAETSKGDLALIRSRLRAAEADYQARKEND